The following are encoded together in the Ranitomeya imitator isolate aRanImi1 chromosome 4, aRanImi1.pri, whole genome shotgun sequence genome:
- the LOC138676013 gene encoding uncharacterized protein produces MSNRVEFIRDFIEIYQSFPCLWKIKSPEYCNREKRREGYLQLIELYNRQAPDEAANEAVIKKKIQALRTVWRKELNKVLQTTRSGASTEEVYVPKLWYFEHLNFLRDQEVPRTSTCLRLLAPVEPIVSENHAEQESQGQQDDSAQESTLDCSQDCTTTDLVEAAPARTQSRQGPRKRKATSDASNELLSLAKKVLTRNVSPALEGFGHYVVDKLAKMDDNQRILAERLILEAVNKGTDGDLDKNTCLVSSRPIQRTEPSNFNGWSQGQTSMRHNPHVSHFGQPPPNNSYTPIPLHMASPIRHQNFQPEQSSYHNL; encoded by the exons atgtcaaatcgtgtggagttcatcagggatttcatcgagatttatcagtcttttccctgcctctggaaaataaaatctcctgagtattgtaacagggaaaagaggagggagggttacttacagctcattgagctttacaatcgtcaggcaccagatgaggcagctaacgaagcagttattaaaaagaaaatccaggcgctccgcacggtgtggaggaaggagctgaacaaggttcttcagacaacaaggtccggagcttccactgaagaagtttatgtgccaaaactgtggtattttgagcatcttaattttctgagggaccaagaggtgccacggacttcaacgtgtcttcgattgttggcacctgtggaaccaatagtttcggagaaccacgccgagcaggagtcacaagggcaacaa gatgacagtgcgcaggagagtacactagactgttcacaggactgcacaacaacagatttagtggaggctgcacctgccaggactcaatcgaggcaaggtccaagaaaacggaaagccacctcagacgcctcaaatgaactattgagcctggcaaagaaggtcttgacaagaaatgttagccctgcgttagaggggtttggacactatgtggttgacaaactggccaaaatggacgacaaccaaagaatactagcagagcgtctgattctggaagcagtaaacaagggtactgatggcgatttggacaagaacacttgtttggtctcttcccggccaatacagcggacagagccatcaaatttcaatggttggtcacagggtcagacatcgatgcgacacaatcctcacgtttcccacttcggccagccaccccctaataactcctacacgccaatacctttacatatggcttcgcccatcaggcaccaaaattttcagccggaacaatcgtcgtatcataatttgtga